The nucleotide window TCCAAGGAAATGAACCTCGgcctgtggctcgaggattactgGCTTGCTTGTCAAGCCAGTGGCGTGGATAGCAATtacttcattatctgcaacctctCCTTGTTCTTGGCCAACTCAGCGTgaacatggctagagcaccttccgcccaataGGATTCAAAGTTgtgcggacctaaaggagatctttttTGAGTGCCCTaggggcaaggcaaagcgggatgaggacttcggcgaaggcgcctccaaccgctcaaacaagaagaagaatgaGCAATGACATAGGGGCTCGCTCATGACTACTACTGAACAAAAGGGTGGCTGGGCGCCCACCGAGGGCACCcttgaccactttgagaagctactcgagggcctgtgcctgaaccatgccttccccatcaagcacctgtaCAAGGAATGTGACCTCATGAAGCGGTTTTTTTCTAGTGGCTCCAAGAAGGAGGAGTAGAGAAGGAAGCCTGAGCTAGCAGTGGATGACGCTGAGGAGAAGGACGTTGGCTTCCCAGCGACAGATGGCCGCCTCATGATCATTGGTGTTAGGCAGCTTATGACTCCAAGCATCACACAAAGCTCACGCGCCGCAAGGTTTACACGGCTGAACCGGCCACACGCAATTTACTTCGGTGGTCTAGATCCACGATCACCTTTGACCAATCAAACTAATCAGAGAGCATTCCATAGCCATGTAGGtacccgctcatggttgacctGGTCGTCGGCACGAAATGGCTCTCTAAGGCACTGAtcgatggaggcagcggcctcaatatcttGTACACTGAGacgcttgatgccatgggcatcagTCAGTCATGCATTCGACCGACTGGAGAGCTATTCCACGACATTGTGCTAGGGAAGCAAGCCTTACTACTTAGGCAAATTGACCCACTCGTCACCATTGGGGGTACGACCAACTATAGgacgaagaccctcaccttcgaggtggtcggattccacggaacctaccacgccatcctaggatgaccgtgctacgtgaagttcatggttgTTCCCAATTACACCtatctcaagctcaagatgccaggtccTCATGGGGTCATCACCTTACACACCTTCTTTTAGCGCGCTTATGAGTGCGAAGTTGAGTGTTGTGAGCTCGCCTCAACGATTATCGCCTCCAAGGAGCTCGCAATCATCAAGGAGGGGACAGTCGAGTAAGTGCCTAACTCTAAGGCTAGATCTTTTGAACCCATGGAGGGTGTCAAGGAGATCCTCGTAGACCCCAAAAACTCTAGGGAAAGGTTGTGCACATTGGCACCACACTCTCTGCCAAATAGCGTGAATAGATACATCTTCGCGTGGAAACCCTGAGACATACCAGGAATTCTGAGGGAAgttgccgagcatgccttgaagattaggccaggctcctAGCCAGTCAAGCAATGCTAGCATCACTTTGACGAGAAGAAGTGcatggccatcggtgaggagatgaAAAAGCTTTTGGTGACCAGATTCATCAAGCAAGTGTATCACCccgaatggttagccaatcccattctcaaaaaggtgtgtccaaaggattcatttcctttgccacgcatagatcaAGTAGTCAATTCAACCttggggtgcaaaaccctctgcttccttgatgcatactccgagtaccatcagatcacgatgaaagagttcgaccagctcacgATGCTATGTCACGATGCCATTTGGCCTAAAAAGCacaggggctacataccagcgttgtatgctcaagtgtttccgAGGACCTCATTAGGCAAACTATTGAGGCTTACATGGATAACATCGTGGTCCAATCCAAACAAGGCAACCAACTCATGGTAGACCTGGAGCAAACGTTCACCAAACTTTGAGTAAACAGCATCAAATGCAACCCCGAGAAATGCGTTTTTGAGgcccaaggggtatgctactcAGATTCATCGTCTtcaagcatggcatcgagggcAAGGCCAACCCAGAAAAGATCTCagtcatcacaaggatgggcccaattcagaacctAAAGGGGATTACAATGAATTACATcatttcatctcgtgcctcggtgaaCGAGGCCTCCCTCTTTAGCGGCTCCTGAAGAAAACCAACCGATTCACGTGGACACCTGAGGCATGCTCAAGAGGCTCTCGACAAGGTCAAGGAACTCCTAACAAAGGCCTCGATTCTGGTCCCGCTGACCAATGGGGAGCCGCCcttgctctacattgtggccaccacgcaagtggtcagcgtcgcCCTAGATGTGGAaggggaagaagagggacacaccctcaaggtgcagcATCCCATGCACTTTGTTAGTGATGTCTTGTCTGACTCCAAGACTCACCacccccaaatccaaaagctcttGCACCATCCTCATTGCCAAGAGgtagctacgccactacttcaagtcacacccgatgatggtcatgatgtccttccctcttGGTGAGGTCGTCTAGAACCGAGATGCCATATGAAGAattacaaagtgggcactcgagctgatgggttagGCATTTCATATGCTCCTTGGATGACCATCAAGTCCCTGGTCCTGGCCAACTTCGTTGcaaaatggaccgaggtccaaatgccgctaGCTGCCATCGACCAgaagtattggacaatgtactttgacagATTAGTAATGAAGAAAGGTGCCGGcacggggctggtctttgtttctcCCCTCggagtatgcatgaggtacatggtccacaTTCATTTCCTTGCCTCTAACAATGTGGCAAAATATGAGGCACTTATCAATGGACCACACAATTACCTTCAACTATCATGTTCAGTGACTGATAAATGGACCTATTTCAGTGTTCGAAATAAAATTCAGACTTGACAGCTCAAGATTGAACActacacaaaaatggcaaacttTTATTGAACTTCGCATATAGAGCAGgcaaacaatgtataagcaccgcGCTTACACACAGTTGGCCACTCAACCCATTCAAATAGAGCTAGGCTAAGCGCTTTGCGATCCTATACATAAATATAAAGATAACTAGTGAAGGGTGTGTGCCATCGCGCGCATGTGCAGTTATTTACCTGAAGAAAGAATAGCCTTTTGAGAAGGCACGTCGCTTTCTTTAGGCTATGgaaaagtatgaaaagtaaaGCATAACAATTGTTCAGTAGTAAGTGGTGTCACCACTGCAAGCATACAGAAACCTAGGATTTTGAAAAGGCACGTCATTTGGGAGCGTTGTCCTGATTTTAGGAATCTACTCTAGTTTTCATATCTGTGGAAAAGAATTAGGAGGCACGGGAGCGCCACGCGCGCGCGGTCACCGTGCGAGTTCATGTCTCCAGATGATATATTATCGAGTTTGTTAGATTCATTTGAGTTTGTTAGATCGAGTGAACAATTTTAGAAGTTTGTTAGTTCAGTTTGGATATACCTATAAGGCCCAAAACATTTGTTAATGAATGGTTAGCCAGAGATTGAGAATTATCTCTCTCGCTCGCTAGCGAGTTCATGTCTCTCCCGTCTCTCGTGTGTTTGCCCTAGCTTGCTTCTCGGCACCACAACACAACACCACCAGCTCGCCGCCGTGCCTTCAAGCACGACCAACCATCTCTTATTCTTACTCGCTGTGTaacaacctggtatcagagaccatGTCGACCTTTGGTTTTGCCACCATGCCCACCACTATCACCGCCACAATCATCCCATCCTCAGGCACTCCGATCGCCACCTATGTCGCCATCATACCGTCCCTGTCACTCGTGCCCCACCACCAATTGCCATGACCGCCCTTCCCACGGATGCTCTCAATGCGCTCAAGGCAGCCATCTATGGCCTCCAGACCCAGATGGGGGGCTCTAACACCAGATGGACGACATGGCCACCCATCTCACGGTGGTCGAAGGGCGTCCATCATCCTCCTCACAAGCTTATATGGCCTACCCAGGTTTGGCGGCCTCCCAGCCATGTCGGCGGTGTCGTCCCCGGTCATCTCAGAGCTTCTTTCCGCACCACCAGTGTTACCATCGCGGGCAACCCCTGCTCCATCGGCATTGGCCTCTGTGATGGTGACTACCCAACTGACAACGACCTTTGGCATTCCCATGACCTAGATTTGCTTTCCCCATTCACCATCACCTGTGCCATCGTTGTCCCCCATCATGAAACTCCCACTACTCGTGCCCTCTGCCCCTATGGCCACGCCGCCTCCACTGCCGTACCTCCCACTAGTACCAGAGGGCATCGTCATGCCCTTGTACCACAAGCTTGCATTCCTAACCTATGACAACAAAGAGGATCTGCTTGGGTGGCTTAAAAAATGCGAGCAATCCTTCCGTGCTCAGCAAACTAGCCAGGTCGACAAGGTGTGGCTCACGTCAAACCACCTCACCGGCCCAGCCCAACAGTGGTACATCGTGCTCGAGCGCGATTTCGGTGCGCTCGAGTGGGAGGAGTTCAAGCGCTTGTGTCACCAGTGCTTTGGTCTGGTGATCAGCACGAACCATCTGGTGGACTTGGCACACATGTGCTTCACCTCCTCGGTCGAAGCTTACCTGGACACATTCCAAGCGTGGCTAGTGCATGTGGGCCACCTCACGCCGTACCAGCAGGTGTAGTTGTTCACCAGGGGCTTCCAGATGCCATCCTTGTTGACATCGAACTCCACGACCCCTAGGACTTGCAGCGCGCCATGAGGTTGGCGCATGCCAACGAGCGTCGCATGGCCACGGCCCCCACTTGCTTTGTTGTCCCCTCTGACTCAGCCGCCTCGCCGCACCATCATGGTGCGACCGACACCGGCATCATCCATAACATCGGGTGCCTCAGGGTCACTGTAGCCCTCATATCGTCGTCAACAACCACGTTGCGCCCCTTCAAGTGGCTGACACCGTACAAGATGGCTAAGCGCCTCAAGCAGGGGCTCTACTACAATTATGATGAGCCCTACCTCTACGGCCACAAGTTCACTCGCCTCTTCTTCCTAGAAGTGTCAGACTACATTATCGAGGAGCCGGACGACTCTAACGACACACTAGCTGCGCCAGTATCTGAACCGCCCCCATTAGACCTAGAGACGCCCATGATCTCCCTATCCATGTTTACTGGCATACGCTTGGAGGACATGAGGTAGCTTCATGTCTAGATCGATGCACATGAGTTTATAGCCTTGCTGTACTCTAGCTCGATGCACAACTTCATCAACGCATCGATCGCACATTGAGCCGGCCTCCAGTTCTACGACAGACGCAGCGCCCACATCATGGTGGCTAATGGCGACCACATGGCATGCTGTGGTCTCGCATGCAACATCGCTCTCTAGATCGGGGAGGAATATTTCACGCTGGACTGCTATTCCATTCCCCTCGACTGCTACaacatcatgcttgaggtggtgTGGCTGCAACATTGTGCTCAGGGTGGCATGGCTATAGTCCCTAGGGCCTATACTCTGGGACTTCAATGACCTCTGCATGGCCTTCTAGCATCAGGCCCGCCGCCACATGCTCTGGAAGGGGATCAGCTTGACATGCTCCAACATTCCACCAACCAGTTGCCTCCACGCCTGCCGGCTACACACGACCAAGGGCACTGAGCTTGCACTACTGGAGTGCCTCTTGGACACCTACGACAATGTCTTCAGCATGCCAACAGGCCTATTGGGAGTGTgtcctagagataatcatagagatgattgtattgccttgtatccatgacaCATTATGAGTCCATTGAATATCCATTAAAGACAACTTGTATCGATtatcaattatgtgaattgtttgtggaactctttacttgtatggttattctataGTTGTCCCTGATTGGAGTTCATGTGAGGACGTGCATGAATATTAGattagcacattattagttgatgactatgtttcacaagtcatagacatggagatgtcaaactaataatgtgggcacatgtatgacatgtaGGCTGGACTGACCCAATGTGAGATTGtctctattcacatcatatatgttatgtccttagacctgagattgttctATGTATTCGAGATGTGAAACGATCTActtagggactatcaaacgctactccacaactgggtagttataaaggtggtctTTGGGTTTGTTAGGAAACATGCTACGAGACATAAAcagtcaagatggaatttgcccctctccatgtgagagagatatcactggtcGACTCTTGATTGGATCAACAAATGCATGGCCATGCTTAGGTTaaatgttaacctatgagttggaccaaatatcgagTGGCAAGGGAATAACATGTATGTggtttgtggtggttcgtctaatatgatcatttgcatatgcataggagttgacacgccttgctagaggccgctatcaactattGGGCAAGTAGGAGTACTCAacccatgtctatgtgtgcgtgaacccatagggtcgcacgcttaaggggctggaagcctaattcggGTTTGACCCGAATTAGACTAGGTTTAGGGTTCCTAATGGGCCTCCAATTTGGGACCTCATTAGGGATGCCTATATAAGTAAGAGGAGGGGGCGCTACCTAAAAACCCACACCTATTGGTAGCTGCCATCGCCCTCCATGCTCACGCCTATTGCTCCTcgtggacctagcagtccggaggcCACGCTTCTTCCCTGTACGTGtgggatacctcggaggtgctgcatctggagcactaGCACGAACCGCATGGGAGGAACGATCCGCAAGCAACGAAAGGCCGTGATAGACGACCACacaactgcacggcactgctcaaCGCGTTCGACTACATCAAGTCGCTTCCACTGCTCCTGCGCGTCTCGTGGTAATTCTATAACCTacaactagcagtagatcctggtttatgacGGACGACCACACAACTTGCAGGAATTCAtgactggtatagcccttatgtgtatgtgatgcatgtatgtaatttATTCATGGCTTGCACATCATGAGGATGACAATATGGGCAGGAGCCACATAGATATTGTCAATTTATTGTAATGGCCTGCGTGCCAACCTATGATGATCCTGTCCACGACTATGTAATTTTATTTCACTGCCGTGCATTAGATTGAGATAGTCCTAGTGGACTCGTCACAGAAGGATGGCgtacatggatcatggagatggtgATCACCATGATGAACAGATTGATGGTGATGGAGATCCCCAAATTGACAATGGGCTATACCAAGTCATATCTGTTTATATGCCGTTCTTATTATGTTCTACTTTCACGTGCGGTAATGTTTTTGTCTACATATGCAATAGTGAAGTAGAATGATCCCTCAGCAATGTTTAAGTTTATATGCTCCCCCAAACCTGGCACTGTCATGAGTCTTGTACAATtggtggtgggtctatgaaattagggtaCCACCAGTTTTCCTTGACTAGGCAGGTTCGTATCGGATACTTACTGCAAGAAGGTTTGGTTACTTGAATGAGGTCATCCTAACGGTTAGGGACCTTGGGGCATGAGTCGTTGGGCAACACATGCATGGAGATGCAACcccaacaacaagagtcatatgtgatatgattagcaagGAGTTGCTTACCGatctaccatgtcttctagcggtgatgctaaagctcactagtcGACTTGTTAGTTATGGGTCTTGAATCACTAAATTTCAATtgagggatattgattttagtgggagtagattctATTAAGAGTTTAATATGATTTACTCTATCTTGGATActtttgtcttagtattttgcattacttCTGCTGTAGATCAATGGCCTCTAGCAAACAATCATTTACTTTGTGTTCgattcttgagaaagataagttgaatggaacaaactatgcgAATTGGATCCACAACCTGGGAATTGTTCTCAGGGCTAAGAAAAAGGAAGATGTTCTAGACACCCCATTACCAGATGAGTCTGCTGATAATGCACCtgctgctgagaaaaatgcatacaagaaagcatgtgatgttgatcttgaagtgagttgccttatgcttgcttgtatggaaccagatCTGCAAATGCAGTTTGACAACAATCATGCAGCACACAATATGATCGTGGTGCTCAATGATATGTTCTAGACTTGAGCCAGGACTAAAAGGTTCAATGTCTCTAAGGCTTTTGTCGAAACCAAGCTGGCAGAGGGCGCACCAGTAgggccacatgtgatcaaaatggttggtcatactcagaggttggagaagctAGGCTTCCCACTTGGCCAAGAGTTGGCTCCTAATTTCATCCTCGCGTCTCTTCCACCTAGCTATGGGAACTTCATCTcgaactaccatatgcatggggcagagaagggcttgaatgaattGTGTGGCATGCTTAAGACAGCAGAGGCTGACatcaagaaaggtgctggcagtagccatgtgatggcTGTCCAAAACAAGCCTAACTTTAAAAGGAAGGGCAATTATTGGAAGAAgaagggcaaggctaaagataAGATCTCTAAGCCAAGCCATTCTGCGCCCAGGACCGAACAGCTTTACAACAGGATTTTATCAAACTCCATTGGGATCTACTGGAGTTTTACTCGATGATCGTAACAGGATGACGATTGCATTGATCCCAAAGAAAAGGAATCCGAGGGAGATGAAAGAAGCAGACCTATTTCCGTGTGCAATGTTTTGTACAAGATTTGTTCCAACTAAGATTGAGAGAGTCTTTAGATCATATTATTGCGGAAGAACAAAGTGCCTTTGTGCCTGGCAGATTGATTAGTGGCTTATGAATGTATTCACTATCTA belongs to Miscanthus floridulus cultivar M001 chromosome 4, ASM1932011v1, whole genome shotgun sequence and includes:
- the LOC136548144 gene encoding uncharacterized protein, which gives rise to MATPPPLPYLPLVPEGIVMPLYHKLAFLTYDNKEDLLGWLKKCEQSFRAQQTSQVDKVWLTSNHLTGPAQQWYIVLERDFGALEWEEFKRLCHQCFGLVISTNHLVDLAHMCFTSSVEAYLDTFQAWLVHVGHLTPYQQV